One segment of Macrotis lagotis isolate mMagLag1 chromosome 1, bilby.v1.9.chrom.fasta, whole genome shotgun sequence DNA contains the following:
- the LOC141509380 gene encoding olfactory receptor 2AJ1-like, with amino-acid sequence MMMEEKNQTSGRDFILLGLLDPNQYGLLFLTLIIIIFMMTIMGNTVLILLIHLDIRLHTPMYVLLKHLSFTDVLNTSNIVPKMASNYISGRKSITFAGCGFQVFLHSSFVGTECLILTAMSYDRYVAICHPLRYPILMSHRISVILAAGSWLGGIINSTIHTTYVLLLPFCGTKVIDHFFCEVPALVKLSCVDTSQYEGGVSVSAVFFLLIPPLIILASYGQILRAVLHMKSREAQKKAFSTCSSHLVVVVMYYGSALFIYMRPKSSHTPGQDKVLAISYTIIAPMLNPIIYSLRNKDVLSALKKILGKALSHSNKQFLKIRLNAHG; translated from the coding sequence ATGATGATGGAGGAAAAGAATCAGACATCTGGAAGAGATTTCATCCTGTTAGGATTATTGGATCCAAACCAGTATGGATTGTTATTCTTAAcacttattattatcattttcatgatGACAATTATGGGTAACACAGTCTTGATTCTTCTTATCCACCTTGACATCCGGCTCCACACTCCAATGTACGTCCTTCTCAAACATCTGTCTTTTACTGATGTCTTGAATACCTCAAATATTGTTCCCAAGATGGCCAGTAACTACATATCTGGCAGGAAATCTATCACCTTTGCAGGTTGTGGGTTCCAGGTCTTCCTCCATTCCAGCTTCGTGGGAACAGAATGCCTTATTCTCACAGCCATGTCTTATGATCGCTACGTAGCTATCTGCCACCCCCTGCGTTATCCCATCCTTATGAGTCATCGAATTAGTGTCATTCTGGCAGCTGGCTCCTGGCTTGGGGGAATCATCAACTCTACAATTCATACAACTTATGTACTGCTTCTTCCATTTTGTGGAACAAAGGTTATTGACCACTTTTTCTGTGAAGTCCCAGCCTTAGTAAAACTCTCTTGTGTTGATACTTCACAGTATGAAGGAGGAGTCTCAGTTAGTGCTGTTTTCTTCCTCCTAATCCCCCCTCTCATCATCCTTGCCtcttatggtcagattcttcgtGCTGTGCTTCATATGAAATCTAGAGAGGCCCAGAAAAAAGCCTTCTCTACTTGTTCCTCTCACCTAGTTGTGGTTGTCATGTACtatggttctgctctcttcatatACATGAGACCCAAGTCTTCTCATACTCCAGGTCAAGACAAGGTCTTAGCCATCTCATATACCATTATTGCTCCCATGCTCAATCCTATCATCTACAGTCTCAGAAATAAAGATGTCTTAAGTGCCCTGAAGAAAATTTTAGGAAAAGCACTGAGTCACAGTaataaacagtttttaaaaattagattgaaTGCCCATGGATGA